The proteins below are encoded in one region of Paenibacillus albus:
- a CDS encoding alpha/beta fold hydrolase, with protein sequence MPFFQLGLHYERTGKENGGPPILTVHPPCLTSRLFVPLSEKLAGDSELIRFDIRGHGASNAVSGKLTLGLIAEDMRLLLDELGEKTAYLCSYGAGSFPLLTALLAYPERFIGGILINGTAAYTDIVSRSKLQASYISSKLAPKDPIAYNSALGEAASKAEVQALYAEAKQGDAAEWREYTAACLDSSVQKRLGQVRQQMLLIYGADDAISKQYAGALRKGLPNCELYGISGASKQLLTKHPDTIAFILSQWIDKQEHPEIADTFEERSALLEELVSHGAAEGSLDDYHPQH encoded by the coding sequence TTGCCGTTTTTTCAATTGGGCTTGCATTATGAACGCACTGGCAAGGAAAACGGAGGACCTCCGATTCTGACGGTTCATCCGCCATGCCTGACAAGCCGCCTGTTCGTCCCGCTTTCGGAGAAGCTGGCAGGCGATAGTGAGCTGATTCGATTCGATATACGCGGACATGGCGCGAGTAACGCAGTGAGCGGGAAGCTTACACTTGGCTTAATTGCCGAGGATATGCGGCTGTTGCTGGATGAGCTAGGCGAGAAAACCGCCTATCTGTGCTCATATGGAGCAGGGTCTTTCCCGCTGTTGACGGCGCTGCTGGCGTATCCAGAGCGATTCATCGGCGGCATTCTCATTAACGGGACTGCAGCCTATACCGACATTGTAAGTCGATCGAAGCTGCAAGCTTCCTACATCTCAAGCAAGCTTGCGCCGAAGGATCCGATTGCGTACAATTCTGCGCTTGGAGAAGCGGCGAGCAAGGCAGAGGTACAAGCGCTTTATGCAGAAGCGAAGCAAGGAGATGCAGCGGAATGGCGGGAATATACGGCGGCATGCTTGGACAGCTCTGTGCAGAAGCGGCTTGGGCAGGTAAGACAGCAGATGCTTCTCATCTATGGAGCAGATGATGCGATCAGCAAACAGTACGCCGGTGCGCTGCGAAAAGGGCTGCCGAACTGCGAGCTGTACGGGATTAGCGGGGCGAGCAAGCAGCTGCTGACGAAGCATCCGGATACCATAGCTTTTATATTGTCGCAGTGGATTGATAAGCAGGAGCATCCGGAGATTGCCGATACGTTCGAGGAACGGTCAGCGCTGCTGGAAGAGCTGGTGAGTCATGGTGCTGCCGAAGGATCACTTGACGATTATCATCCACAGCACTAG
- a CDS encoding sensor histidine kinase: MRFLQREVFWNSIGFKVFVLYFVSMSLTVAIMGFLSFTKSTSVIQKNAGSIALQTIEQAEKRLQMIMDEYDNRSQMILGYQDLQKGITGGFTDYYDRVRNTMTISNFITNLVNSKNDTVSMNIIGNYDTSYRYSIITSTGFTVLPKADPSLCKQDWCRRIIEAEGKVVRFGIGYSFMPIDSPNYENTPVYSFGRALKNLQGRGEIIGVLLYEINPAEIENILREIDFSTSGNTFIMKRSGEIVAQDPGTILPKELSKLSLPKNAQGTYNTSIQGEDKLIVYREMEGTDWLLVGMVPMKNLVKDTRQIKTFTVYLAIAFVVVAILLSFVAGRFVHRPVYTLMYYMKKAREGDFDVKIPRSRNDEFGILFESFNVMLFRIKQLIDELYVQRLLKKETQLKMLASQINAHFIYNTLDSIHWISRIYKIDTISTMIFGLSKYLRLSLSDGREFVTVNEAVELVESYLSIQKARYEDKFTVDVFVDASVKYNKVLKFLFQPIVENAIYHGIENLTGTGELHISWVRQDSGLLFTVRDNGVGIPEEQLEEIRSTLEQTDISENFALRNINAQIKLTYGAEYGLTLESEVGVGTRVSMFIPLVD; this comes from the coding sequence ATGAGATTTTTGCAGCGCGAGGTTTTTTGGAATTCAATTGGATTTAAAGTGTTTGTGCTCTACTTTGTCTCCATGTCACTCACTGTAGCCATAATGGGTTTTTTATCCTTTACGAAATCTACGTCTGTTATTCAGAAGAATGCAGGGTCTATCGCGCTTCAGACAATCGAGCAAGCCGAGAAACGACTGCAAATGATTATGGATGAATATGATAACCGTTCTCAGATGATACTCGGTTATCAGGACCTTCAGAAGGGAATAACAGGGGGCTTCACCGATTACTACGATCGCGTTAGAAATACGATGACGATCTCAAACTTCATCACGAACTTGGTCAATTCCAAGAACGATACGGTCAGCATGAATATCATCGGCAACTATGACACCTCATATCGTTATTCCATCATTACATCTACAGGCTTTACTGTGCTCCCTAAAGCAGATCCGTCGCTTTGCAAGCAGGATTGGTGCCGCCGAATAATCGAGGCCGAAGGGAAGGTTGTCAGGTTCGGAATTGGCTATTCCTTCATGCCGATCGACAGCCCGAATTACGAGAATACTCCCGTCTATTCGTTCGGAAGAGCGCTCAAGAACTTACAAGGCCGAGGAGAAATTATAGGCGTTCTGCTGTATGAAATTAATCCGGCCGAGATTGAGAACATCCTTCGCGAGATTGATTTCAGTACATCCGGCAATACCTTTATTATGAAACGCTCTGGAGAGATTGTCGCCCAGGATCCTGGAACGATATTGCCAAAGGAGCTATCGAAATTGTCGCTGCCTAAGAATGCTCAAGGTACTTATAATACTAGCATTCAGGGAGAAGACAAGCTGATTGTATACCGGGAGATGGAAGGCACGGACTGGTTGTTAGTCGGCATGGTGCCGATGAAGAATCTAGTCAAAGATACGCGGCAGATCAAGACGTTTACCGTTTATCTTGCCATTGCGTTCGTCGTCGTGGCCATCCTCTTGTCCTTTGTCGCGGGACGCTTCGTTCACAGACCGGTCTATACACTGATGTATTACATGAAGAAGGCTCGCGAAGGCGACTTTGACGTGAAGATCCCCCGAAGTCGTAATGATGAATTCGGCATCTTGTTCGAAAGCTTTAATGTCATGCTGTTCCGCATCAAGCAGCTCATCGATGAATTGTATGTCCAGCGTCTTTTGAAGAAGGAAACGCAATTGAAGATGCTCGCCTCGCAGATCAACGCGCATTTTATTTATAATACGCTCGATTCGATTCACTGGATTTCGCGCATCTATAAGATTGATACGATCAGTACGATGATCTTCGGTTTATCGAAGTATTTGCGATTAAGTTTAAGTGACGGAAGAGAGTTTGTAACCGTTAATGAAGCCGTTGAGCTGGTAGAAAGCTACTTATCGATTCAGAAAGCGAGATACGAGGACAAGTTTACGGTAGATGTTTTTGTAGACGCATCGGTCAAATATAACAAAGTGTTAAAGTTCTTGTTCCAACCTATCGTTGAGAATGCCATCTATCACGGAATTGAGAACTTGACCGGGACTGGCGAGCTTCATATTTCTTGGGTGAGGCAGGATTCCGGATTATTGTTTACCGTACGGGATAATGGGGTAGGAATTCCAGAGGAGCAGCTAGAAGAAATTAGAAGCACACTTGAGCAGACGGATATCAGCGAGAATTTCGCCTTACGGAATATTAATGCGCAAATTAAATTGACTTATGGGGCGGAATACGGACTAACGCTCGAGAGCGAAGTCGGTGTTGGGACACGTGTCAGCATGTTTATACCGCTTGTAGATTAG
- a CDS encoding response regulator transcription factor codes for MYSMLIVDDEKWVRQGLKQTIDWQAHGIELWGEAQNGEEAFTWLSRSRPDILITDIKMPGMDGLTLLENMNKQKMHTKVIIMSGYSDFSYAQKAVRCGAYGYVLKPVEERELLEIVHKCVEDLENDSKQASILEEMQGQIRESMPLARQRYLEQLLRGESTPNIHEAENIWRALKMSMNPEDIQVAVVRIHDWGYKGEARSSRSNMLYAIGNIAEELLKAKGYRSFFCKLSDEDGDAALVFSPEQEVGPDKKTIVPSVLLEVLEESSRLLQVSASIGLSRNVGWDKLSSAYTEAVYACSYSFFKGKGKIYDSEQLPPLRVDNEIPSVVPSPEWENRVSHAIKIGDNQLMKQTALELQQHIEGIIPKYAPLHIIQGLRILLANMFFKLKGCLNKEETVERSTFKELLPNSFQLESLSNQLVEELMKWSSRIRETGSRSRIVELGLEYIGSHFTRQFTLQDVSNHLYVNASYFSRLFHEEVGETFVRYVAGLRITKAKQLLKGTTMKIYEIADEVGYNDFRHFVKTFKEIVGLTPTQYRDSV; via the coding sequence ATGTATTCAATGCTAATCGTTGACGACGAGAAATGGGTTCGGCAAGGGCTGAAACAAACGATTGATTGGCAAGCTCACGGTATTGAGTTGTGGGGCGAAGCGCAGAACGGTGAGGAAGCGTTTACATGGCTTTCTAGAAGCAGACCCGACATCCTCATCACCGACATTAAGATGCCAGGCATGGACGGCTTGACCTTGCTTGAAAACATGAACAAACAGAAGATGCACACGAAGGTAATCATCATGAGTGGTTACAGTGATTTCTCATATGCACAGAAAGCGGTAAGATGCGGAGCTTACGGTTATGTACTGAAGCCGGTCGAGGAGCGCGAGCTGCTTGAGATTGTTCATAAGTGCGTGGAAGACTTGGAGAATGACTCCAAGCAAGCCAGTATCCTCGAAGAAATGCAAGGACAAATTCGCGAAAGTATGCCTCTGGCAAGGCAAAGATATCTTGAGCAGCTGCTGCGCGGTGAAAGTACGCCGAATATCCACGAAGCGGAGAATATCTGGCGAGCATTGAAGATGTCGATGAATCCCGAAGACATACAAGTCGCGGTCGTTCGCATACACGACTGGGGCTATAAAGGCGAGGCGCGGAGCAGCAGAAGCAACATGCTCTACGCTATTGGGAACATCGCCGAAGAGCTTTTGAAAGCTAAGGGGTATCGCTCGTTCTTCTGCAAGCTAAGCGACGAGGATGGAGATGCCGCGCTTGTCTTCTCACCGGAACAAGAAGTAGGACCTGATAAGAAGACGATTGTTCCTTCCGTATTGCTAGAAGTGCTGGAGGAGAGCAGCCGATTATTACAAGTGAGCGCCAGCATCGGTCTTAGCCGTAATGTGGGCTGGGATAAGCTCTCTAGTGCCTATACCGAGGCTGTCTATGCTTGCAGCTATTCGTTCTTTAAAGGCAAGGGCAAAATATATGACAGCGAGCAGCTTCCGCCGCTTCGTGTCGATAACGAAATTCCGTCGGTCGTCCCGAGTCCGGAATGGGAAAACCGGGTATCGCATGCGATTAAAATTGGCGACAACCAATTAATGAAGCAAACTGCCTTAGAATTGCAGCAGCATATTGAGGGAATCATTCCTAAATACGCGCCTTTGCACATCATTCAAGGCCTGCGAATCTTGCTGGCGAATATGTTCTTCAAGCTGAAAGGCTGCCTCAATAAAGAAGAGACGGTCGAACGGAGCACGTTTAAGGAATTGCTTCCGAACAGTTTCCAATTAGAGAGCCTCAGCAATCAATTGGTCGAGGAATTAATGAAATGGAGCTCCAGAATCCGTGAGACAGGAAGCCGCTCCAGAATTGTCGAACTGGGTCTCGAGTACATAGGGAGCCATTTCACAAGACAATTCACGCTGCAGGACGTGTCCAATCACCTTTATGTGAACGCCTCCTATTTCAGCAGGCTGTTCCACGAGGAAGTAGGAGAGACTTTCGTTCGTTATGTGGCCGGGCTGCGCATTACGAAAGCAAAGCAGCTTCTGAAAGGCACAACGATGAAGATCTATGAAATCGCAGATGAGGTCGGATACAATGATTTCCGGCATTTCGTTAAAACATTCAAAGAAATCGTAGGGCTGACCCCCACTCAATACCGGGATAGTGTCTAG
- a CDS encoding NAD(P)/FAD-dependent oxidoreductase, whose product MSSSAASTQVVDIVIIGGGPAGMFAAFYGGMRQASVAIIESMPQLGGQLSALYPEKYIYDVAGFPKVTAGELVEQLKKQMDMFKPEIHLEEKVISVNKRDEREFEIVTDKTVHYAKAVIITAGVGAFEPRRLELAEAAKFEKRNLHYFINDLSQFEGKHVMVSGGGDSAVDWSLMLEPIAASVTLVHRRDKFRAHEHSVENLMHSKVNVLTPYEVVSLNGTEAITSVTLQHGKTGEKKEQQVDAVIVNFGFVSSLGPIAEWGLEIDNGSIIVDSRMETSVPGIFAAGDITTYPGKLKLIAVGFGEAPTAINNAKVYVDPTAKLSPGHSSSMKL is encoded by the coding sequence ATGTCTAGTTCTGCTGCTTCTACACAGGTCGTTGATATCGTAATCATTGGCGGAGGTCCTGCCGGTATGTTCGCCGCTTTCTATGGCGGCATGCGCCAAGCTTCCGTTGCAATTATCGAAAGCATGCCTCAGTTGGGCGGACAGCTTTCCGCTCTCTATCCTGAGAAGTACATCTATGATGTTGCTGGTTTTCCGAAAGTGACCGCTGGAGAGCTCGTTGAGCAGTTGAAGAAGCAAATGGATATGTTCAAACCTGAAATTCATCTAGAGGAAAAAGTGATTTCCGTAAATAAGCGTGATGAACGCGAATTCGAGATTGTAACAGATAAGACCGTACACTATGCCAAAGCCGTTATCATTACGGCGGGTGTCGGCGCCTTCGAGCCTCGTCGTCTGGAGCTTGCAGAGGCAGCCAAATTCGAGAAGCGAAATTTGCATTACTTCATTAATGATCTGAGTCAGTTTGAGGGCAAGCATGTGATGGTAAGCGGCGGTGGCGATTCGGCTGTGGATTGGTCACTGATGCTGGAGCCGATTGCAGCAAGTGTTACTCTCGTGCACAGGCGGGATAAATTCCGCGCTCACGAGCATAGTGTGGAGAATCTGATGCATTCCAAAGTAAACGTGCTTACTCCCTATGAGGTGGTTTCGCTGAACGGCACGGAGGCAATTACCTCTGTCACCTTGCAGCACGGCAAGACGGGTGAGAAGAAGGAGCAGCAGGTCGACGCCGTCATCGTTAATTTCGGCTTCGTGTCCTCCCTTGGCCCAATAGCCGAATGGGGACTTGAGATCGACAACGGATCAATCATAGTAGATTCCCGAATGGAAACAAGTGTGCCGGGTATATTCGCAGCGGGTGATATTACGACTTATCCAGGTAAGCTGAAGCTCATTGCCGTCGGGTTCGGTGAAGCGCCGACTGCGATTAACAATGCGAAGGTGTATGTAGATCCGACAGCGAAGCTCTCGCCGGGTCATAGCAGCAGCATGAAGCTCTAA
- a CDS encoding NAD(P)/FAD-dependent oxidoreductase yields the protein MSNIPKIVILGAGYGGVLTALRLQKELNYNEADVTLVNKHDYHYFTTHLHMPAAGTDKTENARVSISKLIDEFKIDFVKSTVVQIRTQDKKVILEDGTLSYDYLVIGLGGEPETFGIPGMLEYAMNIRSINSVRLIREHIEYQFARFKREPHRTDYLTFVVGGAGFTGIEFVGELADRLPELCKQNDVDPSLVKLYNIEAAPTALPGFDPELVEYAMQVLTKKGVTFRIGTPIKECTPDGVIVGDNEEIKAATVIWAAGVRGNRLIEEAGIEVMRGRVKVDESLRAPGHENIYIVGDNSLMFNAEGRPFPPTAQIAMQQGVVCAHNLVASIRNQPLKKFEFKNKGTVASLGKGEAVGLAFGKKYKGGVAAMLKKAIDIRYLYIIGGIPLVVKKGKFL from the coding sequence ATGAGCAACATACCGAAAATTGTTATTCTAGGGGCCGGTTACGGCGGTGTTTTGACAGCACTTCGTCTTCAGAAAGAACTGAACTATAACGAAGCTGATGTGACCCTCGTGAATAAACATGATTACCACTACTTCACGACTCATCTTCACATGCCGGCTGCGGGCACAGATAAGACAGAAAACGCACGCGTTAGCATCTCCAAGCTGATTGACGAATTCAAAATCGACTTCGTTAAATCGACTGTCGTACAAATCCGTACTCAAGACAAGAAGGTTATTCTTGAAGACGGTACGCTTTCGTACGATTATCTCGTAATCGGTCTTGGCGGCGAGCCTGAAACGTTCGGTATCCCTGGTATGCTTGAATATGCAATGAACATTCGTTCGATTAACTCCGTCCGCTTAATTCGTGAACATATTGAGTATCAATTCGCGCGCTTCAAGCGTGAACCACACCGTACAGATTACCTTACTTTCGTTGTTGGCGGCGCCGGCTTCACAGGTATCGAATTTGTCGGTGAGCTGGCAGATCGTCTTCCAGAGCTTTGCAAGCAGAACGACGTGGATCCTTCGCTTGTTAAGCTTTATAATATTGAAGCTGCTCCAACGGCGCTTCCTGGCTTTGACCCTGAGCTTGTTGAGTACGCCATGCAAGTACTGACGAAGAAAGGCGTTACATTCCGCATCGGCACACCGATCAAAGAATGTACTCCTGACGGCGTTATCGTTGGCGACAACGAAGAAATCAAAGCAGCTACCGTTATTTGGGCAGCCGGCGTACGCGGTAACCGCTTGATCGAAGAAGCGGGTATCGAAGTTATGCGCGGCCGTGTTAAGGTCGATGAGTCGCTTCGCGCTCCAGGCCACGAGAACATCTACATTGTAGGAGACAACTCCTTGATGTTCAATGCCGAAGGCCGTCCGTTCCCGCCTACAGCTCAAATCGCTATGCAGCAAGGCGTCGTTTGCGCGCATAACCTGGTAGCTTCCATTCGTAACCAACCGCTGAAAAAATTCGAATTCAAGAACAAAGGCACAGTTGCATCCCTTGGTAAAGGCGAAGCAGTCGGTCTTGCATTCGGCAAGAAATATAAAGGCGGCGTAGCGGCAATGCTGAAGAAAGCAATCGACATCCGTTACCTGTACATCATCGGTGGGATTCCACTCGTTGTGAAAAAAGGTAAATTCCTATAA
- a CDS encoding YuiB family protein has product MNGDVNILQLIIATVLFFVMVFGIGFILNMLLKTTFFPIYLYVLVGIPIFIWQTWDKTKTFTDNFSAFTFVDIVPAIGALIGAYVSGATIRALRRGGYKMF; this is encoded by the coding sequence ATGAACGGTGACGTTAATATTTTGCAGCTTATTATTGCAACGGTATTGTTTTTTGTAATGGTGTTCGGTATCGGATTTATATTGAACATGCTGCTCAAAACAACCTTTTTTCCGATTTATCTATATGTTCTGGTAGGCATTCCAATCTTCATCTGGCAAACCTGGGATAAGACGAAGACGTTTACGGACAACTTCTCGGCCTTCACGTTCGTCGATATTGTGCCAGCGATTGGTGCGCTCATTGGCGCATATGTAAGCGGTGCAACGATTCGAGCATTACGGCGCGGCGGATACAAAATGTTCTAA
- the dnaI gene encoding primosomal protein DnaI, with protein sequence MESLGDLLKRMPGGNNALRQADKLMEDLLADPLVGLLRNKYPELDDDTIRLNMNKIYQCTKEYRNCSNCPGLEACPNDFEGHYTELSCESNGSLIQLNDRKVSCKKLIAKQGENKIRSRIRSFYVDDRALSQGYSADEIVSKDVERMKAVGQLMRYINITKEKGLQQEGLFLTGSFGTGKTFLMCYMLHELAKAGFTGAIVYMPEFVEDLKSLMMEPLKLKETVDLMKETDLLIFDDIGAENLNPWVRDHVLGSILNYRMNRKPTFYTSNYGLDALEQHFSFTNKDGDELHKGQRLMDRVRPYVELVHVTGHNKRGR encoded by the coding sequence ATGGAATCGCTAGGCGACCTGTTAAAGCGAATGCCAGGCGGCAATAATGCGCTGCGTCAAGCCGACAAGCTGATGGAAGATCTGCTGGCTGACCCGCTCGTGGGTCTGCTTCGCAATAAGTATCCGGAGCTCGATGATGACACGATCCGGCTGAATATGAACAAGATTTATCAATGTACGAAGGAATACCGCAACTGTTCGAATTGTCCGGGACTTGAGGCATGTCCGAATGATTTTGAAGGACATTATACAGAGCTGTCCTGCGAGAGCAATGGCTCGCTCATTCAGTTGAATGACCGCAAAGTTTCCTGCAAGAAGCTGATTGCCAAACAGGGTGAGAATAAGATTCGCAGCCGGATTCGCAGCTTCTATGTCGATGACCGCGCGCTGTCCCAAGGCTACTCCGCAGATGAAATTGTGTCTAAGGATGTAGAACGGATGAAAGCGGTCGGTCAACTGATGCGCTACATCAACATCACCAAGGAGAAAGGCCTGCAGCAGGAAGGGCTATTCTTGACAGGTTCTTTCGGCACGGGCAAAACTTTCCTTATGTGCTATATGCTCCATGAGCTTGCGAAGGCTGGATTCACGGGGGCGATCGTATACATGCCTGAATTCGTGGAAGACTTGAAGTCGCTTATGATGGAGCCGCTCAAGCTGAAGGAAACCGTTGATCTAATGAAAGAGACCGATCTACTCATCTTCGATGATATCGGCGCAGAGAATTTGAACCCATGGGTCCGCGATCATGTGCTCGGTTCTATTCTCAATTATCGAATGAATCGTAAGCCGACTTTCTATACGTCGAACTACGGACTCGATGCGCTCGAGCAGCATTTCAGCTTTACGAACAAGGATGGCGATGAGCTTCATAAAGGACAGCGGCTTATGGACCGCGTTCGTCCTTATGTTGAGCTCGTCCATGTTACGGGTCACAATAAGCGTGGACGTTAG
- the hemQ gene encoding hydrogen peroxide-dependent heme synthase → MSEAAQTLEGWYALHDFRTIDWTAWKLADEGERAIALDELQSFLSEWQSVEDNKQGSTAFYSIVGQKADFVLMHLRETLDELNALENAFNKTTFAQFTIPAHSYVSIVELSNYMAPPGTDPMQSPEILARLKPILPKWNHICFYPMNKRREGNDNWYMLSMEERRNMMRSHGMIGRGYAGKVKQIITGSVGFDNWEWGVTLFAEDALQFKKLVYEMRFDEVSARFGDFGEFYVGNRLTDEKLQQLFSI, encoded by the coding sequence ATGAGTGAAGCAGCTCAAACGCTGGAAGGCTGGTACGCCTTGCATGATTTCCGCACGATTGACTGGACGGCTTGGAAATTAGCAGATGAAGGAGAGCGTGCAATTGCACTGGACGAGCTTCAATCCTTCCTGTCTGAATGGCAGTCTGTTGAAGATAATAAACAAGGCAGCACCGCTTTCTATTCCATCGTAGGCCAGAAGGCAGATTTCGTCCTGATGCACCTGCGTGAGACGCTCGATGAACTGAATGCCCTTGAGAATGCGTTCAACAAGACGACCTTCGCGCAATTCACCATTCCTGCGCATTCGTACGTCAGCATCGTGGAGCTCAGCAACTACATGGCGCCTCCGGGCACGGACCCGATGCAAAGCCCGGAAATTCTCGCAAGATTGAAGCCGATTCTGCCAAAATGGAACCACATCTGCTTCTACCCGATGAACAAGCGCCGCGAAGGCAACGACAACTGGTACATGCTCAGCATGGAAGAGCGCCGCAACATGATGCGCAGCCACGGCATGATCGGCCGCGGATATGCGGGCAAAGTGAAGCAAATCATCACAGGCTCCGTTGGCTTCGACAACTGGGAATGGGGCGTTACGCTGTTCGCGGAAGATGCGCTTCAATTCAAGAAGCTTGTCTATGAAATGCGCTTCGATGAAGTAAGCGCGCGCTTCGGCGACTTCGGCGAATTCTACGTCGGCAATCGCTTGACGGACGAGAAGCTTCAGCAGCTGTTCAGCATCTAG
- a CDS encoding replication initiation and membrane attachment family protein has protein sequence MRIGSLHQFTEHHRYYTFRDFSLSAVDRKMIALIYQSMIGAFAAGLYQLLYQQAADDKVGYSPLAPQRKLLLGLGLEMSERSRQELVLHASKLEAVGLLQVARLGVLDNDDVVYEYELIKPLSPDEFFGSPHLTMLLRDKVGKHSVIALRECFYEKEDDELASVELQRENITVPFYELFRLNTQGIDLELEQALTEVAPARQPAPKPPTLETAGIQYGDIIMRFPRNSANRQYVERLRGDQESIAQLNYIAYKYNLDAADLSRLLDEDNIFTSKGELLIDELQLRANQMYRQDRKRTDERQRMYGRMNAAKAENEQTDDGTDDMPDEVAVQVEFYMEVPAQLAGRCDIHQYNMLMRNEPHTRFIARFFPGAVPEWLIRVFEVIDHNYRLQGAVINVLIHYVLGFNDAQRVTKAFIDTVASNMLMKGIDSFEKAVGYVRDQGKVEAEKERRRDGGIGAANASSGAPRNQRGASQRGGGARKPSIPIMPEAPSGSPLSAEEMEEIRRMARKLDGKTT, from the coding sequence ATGCGGATCGGAAGCTTACACCAATTTACAGAGCATCATCGTTATTATACCTTTCGCGATTTCTCATTAAGTGCAGTGGACCGTAAAATGATCGCCCTCATCTATCAGTCTATGATTGGAGCGTTCGCAGCAGGCTTGTACCAGCTGCTCTATCAGCAGGCAGCGGATGACAAAGTCGGCTATTCGCCGCTTGCACCGCAGCGTAAGCTGCTGCTTGGCCTTGGGCTAGAGATGAGCGAGCGCAGCAGGCAGGAGCTTGTTCTTCATGCTTCAAAGCTGGAAGCGGTGGGGCTGCTGCAGGTAGCGAGGCTAGGCGTACTCGATAATGATGATGTTGTTTATGAATATGAACTGATAAAGCCTTTATCGCCCGATGAATTCTTCGGTAGTCCGCATCTGACGATGCTGCTGCGTGATAAAGTTGGCAAGCATTCCGTTATTGCGCTGAGGGAATGCTTCTATGAGAAGGAAGATGATGAGCTCGCAAGCGTCGAGCTGCAGCGGGAGAATATTACAGTGCCGTTCTACGAGCTGTTCCGCTTGAACACGCAGGGCATCGATCTCGAGCTGGAGCAGGCACTTACGGAGGTAGCGCCGGCAAGGCAGCCGGCACCTAAGCCGCCAACGCTGGAGACAGCAGGAATCCAGTACGGAGATATTATTATGCGGTTCCCGCGCAACTCGGCGAACCGTCAATATGTGGAGCGTCTGCGCGGAGATCAGGAAAGCATCGCGCAGCTCAACTACATCGCGTACAAATACAACTTGGACGCTGCGGATCTAAGCCGTTTGCTCGATGAAGATAACATCTTCACGAGCAAGGGCGAGCTGCTCATTGATGAGCTGCAGCTGCGGGCGAATCAGATGTACCGTCAGGATCGCAAGCGGACGGACGAACGCCAGCGGATGTATGGTAGAATGAATGCAGCGAAAGCAGAGAACGAGCAAACGGATGATGGCACTGACGATATGCCGGATGAAGTGGCGGTTCAAGTTGAATTCTATATGGAGGTGCCCGCACAGCTAGCAGGCAGGTGCGACATCCACCAGTACAATATGCTGATGCGGAATGAGCCCCACACGCGATTTATTGCTCGTTTCTTCCCAGGAGCAGTGCCGGAGTGGCTCATTCGCGTCTTTGAAGTCATCGATCATAATTATCGTTTGCAAGGCGCAGTCATTAACGTCCTTATTCATTATGTTCTTGGTTTTAACGACGCGCAGCGCGTGACCAAAGCTTTCATAGATACAGTAGCTTCAAACATGCTGATGAAAGGCATCGATTCCTTCGAGAAGGCCGTCGGCTATGTGCGTGATCAGGGGAAAGTCGAAGCCGAGAAAGAACGCCGCCGCGATGGCGGCATCGGTGCAGCGAATGCTTCTTCAGGAGCACCGCGGAATCAGAGAGGCGCTTCTCAGCGAGGCGGCGGAGCTCGTAAGCCATCCATTCCGATTATGCCTGAAGCGCCAAGCGGATCGCCGCTGTCGGCAGAAGAGATGGAAGAGATTCGGCGGATGGCACGCAAGTTAGATGGGAAAACAACGTAA